One genomic window of Malaciobacter molluscorum LMG 25693 includes the following:
- a CDS encoding DMSO/selenate family reductase complex A subunit codes for MHKISRRQFLQWSGALGGSVAATTVLPIPSLAKQKVEEKQYDTIKWAGCTINCGSKCPVRVFVNDGKIDHIETDNTGGDEFGSHQVRACLRGRSNRFRVYNPNRLRHPLKRVGKRGEGKFVKISWDEAIDTIANKLKEVKAKYGNEAILIPYATGTTGAIMNRCTKGPFMRLMGMFGGYINYHNSYSTGQIANGLKYFYGTHRGSDIMQVENAKLVVMFGNNPVETRMSGGGTGYAYKTALEKSGAKIIHIDPRYSDSLVGACDQWVPIEPGTDAALVAGIAHVLISENLHDKEFLDKYCVGFSANTLPKDAPKNASYEDYIMGRGDDKVEKTPKWAEKITKVPADTIVKLAREIASVKPCYIAQGWGAQRHANGEQSSRAIATLNVMTGNLGLPGTNAGGREHTTGWIEPAHLPFKNPIKDSIPCFLWTDAITRGKEMTDLTDGVKNTKQLKQNIKFILNTGGNCLINQHSDTNKTAKILEDDTLCEFIVDVNVTRTSSNKFADIILPDATPLEQEDFVRSSAGYSNDRPYIIYSQKAIEPVGEAMTNYDMCIKLAQKLGGKELVDKFTEGRTQKQWLEYLWNKKFENNPNMPTFKQMTEMGILKLPRYKKPYIVHEEFIKDPMANPLKTPTGKIEIFSTALDTMAKTWILKKGQKITPLPEFENAKNGPLDPIRKKYPLQIFGYHYKGRTHSSFWESAPLREINPNELWINPLDAKVRSLKTGDKALVHNDHGKILLTVKVTSKIMPGVTTCPQGGWYKNENGIDVGGCINTLTDLEPTAISKANPQHSALVEIEKYRA; via the coding sequence ATGCATAAAATAAGTCGACGACAATTTTTGCAATGGAGTGGAGCATTAGGAGGTAGTGTTGCTGCTACAACTGTGTTACCTATTCCTTCTTTAGCAAAACAGAAAGTTGAAGAAAAACAGTATGATACTATTAAATGGGCAGGATGTACTATTAACTGTGGAAGTAAATGTCCAGTGAGAGTATTTGTAAATGATGGAAAAATTGATCACATTGAAACAGATAATACAGGTGGGGATGAATTTGGAAGTCATCAAGTAAGAGCATGTTTAAGAGGACGATCTAATAGATTTAGAGTATATAATCCAAATAGATTAAGACACCCTTTAAAAAGAGTTGGAAAAAGAGGTGAAGGTAAATTTGTAAAAATTTCTTGGGATGAAGCGATTGATACAATTGCAAATAAACTTAAAGAAGTAAAAGCAAAATATGGGAATGAAGCCATCTTAATACCTTATGCAACTGGAACAACTGGTGCAATTATGAATAGATGTACAAAAGGTCCTTTTATGAGACTTATGGGAATGTTTGGAGGATATATAAATTATCATAATTCTTATTCAACTGGTCAAATAGCAAACGGATTAAAATACTTTTATGGAACACATAGAGGTAGTGATATTATGCAAGTAGAAAATGCAAAACTTGTAGTGATGTTTGGTAATAACCCAGTAGAAACAAGAATGAGTGGTGGAGGAACTGGATATGCTTATAAAACAGCTTTAGAAAAAAGTGGTGCAAAAATTATTCATATTGACCCAAGATATTCTGATAGTTTAGTTGGTGCATGTGATCAATGGGTTCCAATTGAGCCTGGAACAGATGCTGCACTTGTTGCAGGTATTGCTCATGTATTAATTAGTGAGAATTTACATGATAAAGAGTTTTTAGATAAATATTGTGTGGGATTTTCTGCAAATACACTTCCAAAAGATGCACCAAAAAATGCTTCATATGAAGATTATATTATGGGAAGAGGAGATGATAAAGTAGAAAAAACTCCAAAATGGGCTGAAAAAATAACAAAAGTTCCAGCTGATACAATTGTTAAATTAGCTAGAGAAATAGCAAGTGTAAAACCATGTTATATTGCCCAAGGTTGGGGTGCACAAAGACATGCAAATGGAGAACAATCTTCAAGAGCAATTGCAACATTAAATGTAATGACAGGGAATTTAGGACTTCCTGGTACAAATGCTGGAGGAAGAGAACATACTACAGGTTGGATAGAACCAGCTCATTTACCATTTAAAAATCCAATAAAAGATTCTATTCCATGTTTCTTATGGACAGATGCTATTACAAGAGGTAAAGAGATGACAGATTTAACTGATGGTGTAAAAAATACTAAACAGTTAAAACAAAATATCAAATTTATTTTAAATACTGGTGGAAATTGTCTTATAAATCAACATAGTGATACAAATAAAACAGCAAAAATTTTAGAAGATGATACTCTTTGTGAATTTATTGTAGATGTAAATGTTACTAGAACATCAAGTAATAAATTTGCAGATATTATTCTTCCTGATGCAACTCCTTTAGAGCAAGAAGATTTTGTAAGATCAAGTGCTGGTTATTCAAATGATAGACCTTATATTATATATTCACAAAAAGCAATTGAACCAGTTGGTGAAGCTATGACAAACTATGATATGTGTATTAAACTTGCACAAAAACTAGGAGGAAAAGAGTTAGTTGATAAATTTACAGAGGGTAGAACTCAAAAACAATGGTTAGAATATTTATGGAATAAAAAATTTGAAAATAACCCAAATATGCCAACTTTTAAACAAATGACAGAAATGGGAATTTTAAAACTTCCTAGATATAAAAAACCTTATATTGTTCATGAAGAGTTTATAAAAGATCCAATGGCAAATCCATTAAAAACTCCTACAGGGAAAATTGAAATTTTTAGTACAGCACTAGATACAATGGCAAAAACTTGGATTCTAAAAAAAGGACAAAAAATCACTCCTTTACCAGAGTTTGAGAATGCTAAAAATGGTCCATTAGACCCAATTAGAAAAAAATATCCATTACAAATTTTTGGTTATCACTATAAAGGAAGAACTCATTCAAGTTTTTGGGAAAGTGCACCACTTAGAGAAATAAATCCAAATGAATTATGGATAAATCCACTTGATGCAAAAGTAAGATCATTAAAAACAGGTGATAAAGCATTAGTTCATAATGACCACGGAAAAATTTTATTAACTGTTAAAGTTACATCTAAAATTATGCCTGGTGTTACAACTTGTCCTCAAGGAGGATGGTATAAAAATGAAAATGGAATAGATGTTGGAGGGTGTATTAATACCTTAACTGATTTAGAACCAACAGCAATTTCAAAAGCTAATCCTCAACACTCTGCATTAGTTGAAATTGAAAAATATAGAGCATAA
- a CDS encoding DMSO/selenate family reductase complex B subunit, translating to MEKNRQFGFYLDQTRCVGCRTCQLACKDYKKSAVGISFRRVVEYEGGKWFQQESGAYESTNVFTYYTSLSCNHCDDPACTKACPTGAMHKDKYGIVSVDSNKCIGCKSCAMACPYGAPQFDEDAGHMTKCNGCSERLDEDKEPVCVEACPYRALEAGSIKDLREKHGAIAGVAPLPKYEKTRPNLCIKPEKNAQPSESGSGEAHLPQSYQEVNYDIV from the coding sequence ATGGAAAAAAATAGACAATTTGGTTTCTATCTTGACCAAACAAGATGTGTGGGATGTAGAACTTGCCAACTTGCATGTAAAGATTATAAAAAATCAGCAGTTGGTATTAGTTTTAGAAGAGTTGTTGAGTATGAGGGTGGAAAATGGTTTCAACAAGAAAGTGGAGCATATGAGTCAACAAATGTATTTACTTATTATACTTCATTATCTTGTAATCATTGTGATGATCCAGCTTGTACAAAAGCTTGCCCAACAGGTGCAATGCATAAAGATAAATATGGAATTGTAAGTGTAGATTCAAACAAATGCATTGGTTGTAAATCATGTGCTATGGCATGTCCTTATGGTGCTCCACAATTTGATGAAGATGCAGGACATATGACTAAATGTAATGGATGTAGTGAAAGACTTGATGAAGATAAAGAACCAGTTTGTGTTGAAGCTTGCCCTTATAGAGCACTGGAAGCAGGTTCTATTAAAGACTTGAGAGAGAAACATGGCGCGATTGCAGGAGTGGCTCCATTACCAAAATATGAAAAAACTAGACCTAATTTATGTATAAAACCAGAGAAAAATGCGCAACCTTCTGAAAGTGGTTCAGGAGAAGCACATCTTCCTCAAAGTTATCAGGAGGTGAATTATGACATTGTATAA
- a CDS encoding dimethyl sulfoxide reductase anchor subunit family protein, with amino-acid sequence MTLYNSFIEELPLILFTVVAQAAVGFSLLYAVNNANNALEDRSYKRFGIVFITFVVFAMIASIFHLGDPFHIPYMITRIFGFTQNGEHVISWLPLEIVGIGLMLFIGLIVFLKGNKTAIYLLPIAGLAMLYAMGNIYGSMENTIPTWDLTLTILLFFASALFLGSIAYIAFIAKSQKEHKTAMLLAVIGFIFFVLALVLYTSYLGNLRIDAVSNVFDLANGDYALFIGLGIVLCGASLALLSIKANLSKIAFLLALIGLFLTRIVFYGLITSHLFIG; translated from the coding sequence ATGACATTGTATAACTCATTTATAGAGGAATTACCTCTTATTTTATTTACTGTTGTTGCACAAGCTGCTGTAGGATTTTCTTTATTATATGCAGTAAATAATGCAAATAATGCATTAGAAGATAGAAGTTATAAAAGATTTGGTATTGTATTTATTACGTTTGTTGTATTTGCAATGATTGCTTCAATATTTCATTTAGGTGATCCTTTTCATATACCTTATATGATAACAAGAATTTTTGGTTTCACACAAAATGGTGAGCATGTGATTTCTTGGTTACCTTTAGAAATAGTAGGAATAGGATTAATGCTTTTTATAGGATTAATTGTGTTTTTAAAAGGAAATAAAACAGCAATTTATCTTCTACCAATAGCTGGACTTGCAATGCTTTATGCTATGGGGAATATATATGGTTCAATGGAAAATACAATTCCAACATGGGATTTAACATTAACAATATTATTATTTTTTGCATCAGCTCTATTTTTAGGTTCAATAGCATATATTGCATTTATTGCAAAAAGTCAAAAAGAACATAAAACTGCTATGCTTTTAGCAGTGATTGGATTTATTTTCTTTGTATTGGCTTTAGTTTTATATACTTCTTATTTGGGAAATCTAAGAATTGATGCAGTAAGTAATGTATTTGATTTAGCAAATGGTGATTATGCACTTTTTATTGGTTTGGGTATTGTTTTATGTGGTGCTAGTTTAGCGTTATTATCAATAAAAGCAAATTTGTCTAAAATAGCATTTTTATTAGCATTAATTGGATTATTTTTAACAAGAATAGTATTTTATGGATTAATTACTTCTCATTTGTTTATAGGATAA
- a CDS encoding TorD/DmsD family molecular chaperone — MDNIKVLAQMASIFSQFLYNPPSEEEWENIKEQKILLEWFIHSDNKNNKEALNLWEKSHHNESYIDLSVDYTDLFICDEIYLKAPPYGSFYLDMSGELYSKESDTVKEFYTQCSFFTKALLGQPADFIAIELEFLSTLLSNLHRDEVFKNILIEFLKQNFLSWVKTWIIDLKTNSKSFFYKGLAFQIEEFCDMLIEEFDIKDYEKKVYRKAS; from the coding sequence ATGGATAATATTAAAGTTTTAGCTCAAATGGCATCTATTTTTTCACAGTTTTTATATAATCCACCTTCAGAAGAAGAATGGGAAAATATTAAAGAACAAAAAATCTTATTAGAGTGGTTTATCCACTCTGATAATAAAAATAATAAAGAAGCTTTAAATTTATGGGAAAAATCACATCATAATGAGAGTTATATTGATTTATCTGTTGATTATACTGATTTATTTATTTGTGATGAAATATATTTAAAAGCACCACCTTATGGATCTTTTTATTTAGATATGTCAGGTGAATTATATTCAAAAGAATCTGATACTGTAAAAGAATTTTATACACAATGTTCTTTTTTTACAAAAGCACTACTTGGACAACCAGCTGATTTTATAGCAATTGAACTTGAGTTTTTAAGTACACTTCTTTCAAATTTACACAGAGATGAAGTTTTTAAAAATATATTAATAGAGTTTTTAAAACAAAACTTTTTATCTTGGGTAAAAACTTGGATAATTGATCTTAAAACAAATTCAAAAAGCTTTTTTTATAAAGGTCTTGCTTTTCAAATTGAAGAGTTTTGTGATATGTTAATTGAAGAGTTTGACATAAAAGATTATGAAAAAAAGGTTTATAGAAAAGCATCTTAA
- a CDS encoding CBS domain-containing protein, whose amino-acid sequence MFAIYNKGNVGFRSTADNLYELKNLEAPNEARLKPDDDTLFQNYLDNEEKNKKQSNNQAQNEAVKAYEKMANLDTLEEVYQVQDLMTKNIIYINSNATLNEAYELLKDKQVSHIPIVSFGKKIVGLIDKKLILNYLIEDLDNSKDILQRKLEDFYLPEVITADPSADIRSVCKVMLDFKLGAIPIVNEEDIIVGIVSKTDIIKAVSHLPKLQLWS is encoded by the coding sequence ATGTTTGCAATATATAATAAAGGTAATGTTGGCTTTAGAAGTACAGCAGATAACTTATATGAGCTAAAAAATCTTGAAGCTCCAAATGAAGCAAGATTAAAACCTGATGATGATACATTATTCCAAAACTATCTTGATAATGAAGAAAAAAATAAAAAGCAATCTAATAATCAAGCACAAAATGAAGCTGTTAAAGCTTATGAAAAAATGGCAAACTTAGATACTTTAGAAGAAGTATATCAAGTACAAGATTTGATGACTAAAAATATTATATATATAAATAGCAATGCTACTTTAAATGAAGCATATGAATTATTAAAGGATAAACAAGTAAGTCATATTCCCATAGTATCTTTTGGGAAAAAGATAGTAGGACTTATAGATAAAAAATTAATATTAAACTATCTAATAGAAGATTTAGATAATTCAAAAGATATTCTGCAAAGAAAATTAGAAGATTTTTATCTACCAGAAGTTATAACAGCTGATCCAAGTGCAGATATAAGAAGTGTATGTAAAGTAATGCTTGATTTTAAATTAGGTGCAATTCCTATTGTAAATGAAGAGGATATTATTGTAGGTATAGTTTCAAAAACAGATATAATTAAAGCTGTTTCTCATTTACCAAAACTACAACTTTGGTCATAG
- a CDS encoding diguanylate cyclase, producing MNKIIIFFILLCTCLFAKNISNIPINSSSILTPQEKIYLKNLKQLNLCVDPDWMPMDKIKNKNHIGLGADYIKEIEKFLEIKIDLIVTNSWIQTLEYAKDRRCDIIPLVVKTKERSNYLNFTQPYLKLPLVIVTKMNEFFINDIRDVHRPIGIVKGYAFPKELLEKYPNLNVIEVGSVEEGYKRVRNSNLYGFVDTVATAGYLIQKKYFGEMKISAALNYSWQLHMGVRNDMPELIPIFDKALASIKEDKQKEIFNKWIAIKYIEENNYFFMFLSTLAICFIFSTVIYTIIRANKKLNREIKKRKKIENERRRYLKVVDENVLLLNLDTEGRITHASKALCTLSKYKEEELIGKPHHILKHESMNVKVFDNMWNTLKNNQTWKGEVKNIDKEGSIFWVDIVVSPIYDENNKKIGYTSINQDITNKKRLEEISITDELTKLFNKRFFNEVFPKIINAAKRKDDYITFCIFDIDNFKYYNDTYGHLKGDMVLNKVSTYVKSKLSRAEDLCFRLGGEEFGIVIRDHDKTRPEKYINEIREGIEKLNIEHIKNSASSFVTASFGVTSMKAKDIQSIDEIYKKTDENLYKAKAKGKNIVYID from the coding sequence ATGAACAAAATAATTATCTTTTTTATTCTTCTTTGTACTTGTTTATTTGCCAAAAATATATCTAATATACCAATAAACTCTTCTAGTATATTAACACCTCAAGAAAAAATCTATCTAAAAAATCTTAAACAATTAAATTTATGTGTTGATCCTGACTGGATGCCAATGGATAAAATAAAAAATAAAAATCATATTGGATTAGGAGCTGATTACATAAAAGAAATAGAAAAATTTTTAGAAATAAAAATAGATCTTATAGTTACAAATTCATGGATACAGACCTTAGAGTATGCAAAAGATAGAAGATGCGATATTATACCTTTAGTTGTAAAAACAAAAGAGCGATCAAATTATTTAAATTTTACACAACCTTATTTAAAACTGCCTCTTGTTATTGTGACAAAAATGAATGAATTTTTTATAAATGATATTAGAGATGTTCATAGACCAATTGGTATTGTAAAAGGATATGCTTTTCCAAAAGAGTTATTAGAAAAATATCCTAATTTAAATGTGATTGAAGTAGGTTCTGTAGAGGAAGGGTATAAAAGAGTTAGAAATTCAAATCTTTATGGATTTGTAGATACAGTTGCTACAGCTGGATATTTGATTCAAAAAAAATATTTTGGAGAGATGAAAATATCAGCAGCATTAAATTACTCATGGCAACTTCATATGGGAGTGAGAAATGATATGCCAGAACTTATTCCTATTTTTGATAAAGCACTTGCATCTATAAAAGAAGATAAGCAAAAAGAGATATTTAATAAATGGATTGCAATTAAATATATTGAAGAGAATAACTATTTTTTTATGTTTCTATCAACTTTAGCTATATGTTTTATTTTCTCCACTGTAATTTATACTATTATAAGAGCAAATAAAAAATTAAATAGAGAAATAAAAAAAAGAAAAAAAATAGAAAATGAAAGAAGAAGATATTTAAAAGTTGTAGATGAGAATGTATTACTTTTAAATTTAGATACAGAAGGAAGAATTACTCATGCATCAAAAGCTTTATGTACTTTATCTAAATATAAAGAAGAGGAGCTTATTGGCAAACCTCATCATATATTAAAACATGAAAGTATGAATGTAAAAGTTTTTGATAATATGTGGAATACATTAAAAAATAATCAAACATGGAAAGGCGAAGTAAAAAATATTGATAAAGAAGGTTCAATCTTTTGGGTTGATATTGTAGTTTCTCCAATATATGATGAAAACAATAAAAAAATAGGATATACATCAATAAATCAAGATATAACTAATAAAAAAAGATTAGAAGAAATATCAATTACAGATGAATTAACAAAACTATTTAATAAAAGATTTTTCAATGAAGTATTTCCAAAAATAATAAATGCAGCAAAAAGAAAAGATGATTATATTACTTTTTGTATTTTTGATATTGATAATTTCAAATACTACAATGACACATATGGTCATCTAAAGGGAGATATGGTTTTAAACAAAGTCTCAACATACGTAAAATCAAAACTTAGTCGTGCAGAAGATTTATGTTTTAGACTAGGAGGTGAAGAGTTTGGCATAGTAATAAGAGACCATGACAAAACAAGACCTGAAAAATATATAAATGAGATAAGAGAAGGAATTGAGAAATTAAATATAGAACATATTAAAAATAGTGCATCATCTTTTGTTACAGCATCTTTTGGAGTAACATCAATGAAAGCTAAAGATATACAAAGTATTGATGAAATATATAAAAAGACAGATGAGAATCTATATAAAGCAAAAGCTAAAGGTAAAAATATAGTATATATTGATTGA
- a CDS encoding sensor histidine kinase yields MKNLLKNKYIIMTLFILYLFLFNLFTYDYFINDIKTLETHENKKRVDSLITKIDDQISNTKNVSNDYAYWDDTYNFISNKNNRFIFDNFRKDSSTLEEFNLAFMIFVNIKKDTIYSNFTTFINNKNKFISTLLNAYDKENKPTILKLEDIYFYVVRSNILRSDSTGDVRGYIYTGKLLNIKNLNNNLFKSIIIRDKIPKNFEYDKNSNYLSSIKVKTNFTDEYIISDIKIKDDLNIQTYFKRDLFIKSKKQIYIYNTIISILFITLILIIYSYINYQEKRKSELKVKVKEEIEKQRKQEQMLIQQSKLAAMGEMIGNIAHQWRQPLNALGLVMQNIQFAYKTGDLDEEFIQRSVNKANMLTTNMSKTIDDFRNFFRPNKDKELFDVAKTVKKAIELMESTLQNHQINLKEDIKEDIKVYGFENEFSQSILNIISNAKDALVERKIKEAEIRIKTKQTQEEVIIEIEDNAGGIKEDIKDKIFEPYFTTKEEGKGTGIGLYMTKTIIENNMQGKIFIKDIQNGISFIIKLPKL; encoded by the coding sequence GTGAAAAATCTTCTAAAAAATAAATATATTATCATGACACTGTTTATTTTATATTTATTCTTATTTAATTTATTTACTTATGATTATTTCATCAATGATATTAAAACATTAGAGACACATGAAAATAAAAAAAGAGTTGATTCTTTAATAACAAAAATTGATGATCAAATTTCTAATACAAAAAATGTATCAAATGATTATGCATATTGGGATGATACATATAATTTTATATCAAATAAAAATAATAGATTTATATTTGATAATTTTAGAAAAGATAGTTCAACATTAGAAGAGTTTAACCTAGCATTTATGATCTTTGTAAATATAAAAAAAGACACTATATATTCTAATTTCACAACATTTATAAATAATAAAAATAAATTTATTTCAACACTTTTAAATGCATATGATAAAGAAAATAAACCTACTATTTTAAAACTAGAAGACATATACTTTTATGTAGTTAGGTCAAATATTTTAAGAAGTGATTCAACTGGTGATGTCAGAGGATATATTTACACAGGTAAACTTCTTAATATTAAAAACTTAAATAATAATTTATTTAAAAGCATTATAATCAGAGATAAAATCCCAAAAAATTTTGAATATGACAAAAATAGTAACTATTTATCTTCCATAAAAGTAAAAACTAATTTTACAGATGAATATATAATCTCTGATATTAAAATAAAAGATGATTTAAATATACAAACATACTTTAAAAGAGATTTATTTATAAAAAGTAAAAAACAAATTTATATTTATAATACTATTATTTCGATTTTATTCATCACTTTAATTTTAATAATTTACTCTTATATCAACTACCAAGAAAAAAGAAAATCTGAACTAAAAGTAAAAGTAAAAGAAGAGATAGAGAAACAAAGGAAACAAGAGCAAATGCTAATACAACAGAGTAAATTAGCAGCAATGGGAGAGATGATAGGGAATATAGCACATCAATGGAGGCAACCATTAAATGCATTAGGATTAGTGATGCAAAATATACAATTTGCATATAAAACAGGAGATTTAGATGAAGAGTTTATCCAAAGAAGTGTAAATAAAGCAAATATGCTAACAACAAATATGTCAAAAACAATAGATGATTTTAGGAATTTTTTTAGACCAAATAAAGATAAAGAGTTATTTGATGTAGCAAAAACAGTAAAAAAAGCGATAGAATTAATGGAATCAACATTACAAAATCATCAAATAAATTTAAAAGAAGATATAAAAGAAGATATAAAAGTATATGGATTTGAGAATGAGTTTTCACAAAGTATATTAAATATAATATCAAATGCAAAAGATGCGTTAGTAGAAAGAAAGATAAAAGAAGCAGAGATAAGAATAAAAACCAAGCAAACACAAGAAGAGGTAATAATAGAGATAGAGGATAATGCAGGAGGGATAAAAGAGGATATAAAAGATAAAATATTTGAGCCATACTTTACAACAAAAGAAGAAGGAAAAGGAACAGGTATTGGATTATATATGACAAAAACAATTATTGAAAATAATATGCAAGGTAAAATATTTATTAAAGATATTCAAAATGGTATATCTTTTATTATTAAATTGCCTAAATTATAA